A window of Solanum stenotomum isolate F172 chromosome 3, ASM1918654v1, whole genome shotgun sequence contains these coding sequences:
- the LOC125860384 gene encoding uncharacterized protein LOC125860384: protein MSYTKINSIPLTVAFSLLLVSALSLSFALVDGVVSEPTYGVVSSVSKRFLAEDSTTGNSSLVLAAERTHRRDPLEDRSYYTGGWNISNKHYWASVAYTGAPLFELALFWFVACAISLLLVCICCCCCRRGRYGYSRTAYALSLIFLSAFTIAAIIGSIFLYTGQGKFHDSTKHTLDYVVQQAGSTVDNLRNVSNILAVAKHTGISQIFLPQNVQNNIDKVDTKISSAAETLETETEKNKKDIMIVLDLVRRILIIVAAVMLGLAALGFLLSILGLQFIVYILVIIGWILVAVTFILCGAFLVLHNATGDTCVAMDDWVKNPSAHTALDDIIPCVDTATAQETLSQSKEVTYQLVVVTNTIITNFSNINPPRGVGYNQSGPLVPNLCNPFNSDKTDRKCASGEVELSNATQVWKNYVCEVSASNMCSTVGRLTPSMYDQMTAVVNVSNGLYHSGPFLKELLDCTFLRDTFTVIHDEHCPDLSRYSKWIYIGLALVSVSVMLSLICWVLYARERRHRKYTKLVDATSGQ, encoded by the exons ATGTCCtacacaaaaattaattcaattccTCTTACTGTTGCATTTTCCTTGCTCTTAGTATCTGCACTCTCACTTTCATTCGCTCTGGTTGATG GTGTTGTGAGTGAGCCTACTTATGGCGTGGTTTCATCAGTAAGTAAAAGGTTTCTGGCCGAAGACAGTACTACTGGAAACTCATCTCTAGTACTGGCTGCTGAAAGAACCCATAGACGAGATCCGCTTGAGGATCGGAGTTACTATACTGGTGGATGGAACATCAGTAACAAACATTATTGGGCT TCAGTTGCTTATACTGGTGCCCCTCTTTTTGAACTTGCTCTATTCTGGTTTGTGGCTTGTGCCATTTCCTTGCTCCTAGTTTGTATCTGTTGTTGCTGCTGCCGGAGAGGACGTTATGGTTATTCTCGAACTGCTTATGCactttctcttatttttctctCCGCATTCACCATTGCTGCAAT AATTGGTTCTATTTTTCTGTATACTGGACAAGGGAAATTTCATGACAGTACAAAACATACATTGGATTATGTTGTGCAACAAGCAGGATCAACAGTTGACAATTTAAGGAATGTGTCAAACATTCTGGCTGTTGCCAAGCACACTGGAATTAGTCAAATTTTTCTACCTCAAAATGTTCAAAACAACATTGACAAGGTTGACACCAAGATTAGCTCGGCTGCTGAAACTCTTGAAACGGAAACTGAGAAGAACAAGAAGGATATCATGATTGTCTTAGACTTAGT GAGGCGAATTCTCATCATTGTTGCTGCTGTAATGCTTGGTTTGGCTGCTCTTGGTTTCT TGTTATCTATACTTGGTCTGCAGTTTATTGTATACAT TCTAGTCATTATAGGGTGGATCCTTGTTGCAGTCACATTTATCTTATGTGGTGCATTTCTTGTTCTTCACAA TGCAACGGGAGACACATGTGTGGCAATGGATGATTGGGTAAAAAACCCTTCGGCTCATACAGCACTCGATGATATAATCCCTTGTGTGGACACTGCTACTGCCCAAGAAACATTGTCTCAGAGCAAAGAGGTCACCTACCAATTGGTTGTAGTCACTAACACTATAATCACCAATTTTTCAAACATTAATCCGCCTCGCGGTGTTGGTTACAACCAATCTGGTCCACTGGTCCCTAACCTCTGTAATCCATTTAATTCAGACAAGACAGACCGGAAATGTGCAAGTGGTGAAGTGGAACTTAGCAATGCCACACAG GTTTGGAAGAATTACGTCTGCGAGGTTTCAGCAAGTAATATGTGCTCCACTGTGGGCCGTCTAACCCCTTCTATGTACGACCAAATGACTGCTGTAGTCAACGTTAGCAACGGCCTGTATCATTCTGGGCCTTTCCTTAAGGAACTACTTGATTGCACTTTCCTTCGAGATACCTTCACTGTCATTCATGACGAACATTGTCCTGATTTGAGCCGATACAGTAAGTGGATCTACATTGGTTTAGCTCTGGTCTCAGTTTCAGTAATGCTCTCACTCATTTGTTGGGTACTATATGCAAGAGAGAGACGTCACCGGAAGTATACCAAACTTGTTGATGCTACATCTGGTCAATAA
- the LOC125860728 gene encoding uncharacterized protein LOC125860728 produces the protein MEASSSRSKTHGSSFHHHFQRSTSPSGRFCSYSMSSTSPSFSSFSNRDSDSDFMTRSTSPTRVNLRRSVSPSPNVRFSTSAGRSISVYPHQQKQNSRPLPSNQKKTCMCSPTTHPGSFRCSLHKNMSQNRSHSSSSYRSSYHLNMRRSAMTNSLVRIGTVEGDLVKRALAALIRPSSHQLRRRDDFQPRPSRLSVMSKAEN, from the coding sequence atGGAGGCTTCGTCTTCTAGAAGCAAAACTCATGGTTCAAGTTTTCATCACCATTTTCAACGATCCACTTCTCCTTCGGGTCGGTTCTGCTCATACTCAATGTCTTCAACTTCACCTAGTTTTTCCAGTTTCTCCAACAGGGATTCCGATTCCGATTTCATGACCCGATCCACATCTCCAACCCGGGTGAATCTTCGCCGATCCGTTTCCCCATCGCCAAATGTAAGGTTTTCCACCTCTGCCGGCCGTTCGATTTCAGTTTACCCTCATCAACAAAAGCAGAACAGCAGGCCGTTGCCGTCTAATCAGAAGAAAACATGCATGTGCTCACCGACAACGCATCCAGGCTCATTCCGTTGCAGTCTTCACAAAAATATGAGCCAAAATCGGAGTCATTCAAGTTCCTCTTATCGATCTAGTTATCACCTGAACATGCGGAGATCGGCGATGACAAACTCACTCGTCCGGATAGGAACTGTAGAAGGTGATCTGGTAAAAAGAGCGCTTGCCGCTTTGATCCGTCCATCTTCTCATCAGCTCAGGCGAAGAGACGACTTTCAGCCGCGACCTAGCCGGCTCTCCGTCATGTCGAAGGCCGAGAATTAA